CCAATGGATCAGAGCCCTGCTTGCCACTGGTGGCACGTGCAAGCCAAGGAGCACCAGCCCCGTTTAGCTCCGGTGGGGAAGGTGAAGGATTTTGGGTTGCTGTGTGGGTCCGTGCTCCCTCTGAGCATCTTGGTGTGCCTGGGGCTGCCTCTCTGGCACTCcagggaaaggcaaaaaaaagagaggggaggGAACGAGCCGCCCAAAGCGGTTTCTTAGAGCAAACAGGTCCCCACCCAGCCCGGCCGCCTGCGTGCCAGCCCGGGAGAAAGTTAAACAAACGTCCCGCCCTGAGAGTACAGCCCTGCTTGACAGGTGATCACTCAGGCTTTTGGGGACACTTCCCAAGGGATCGAGGTCCTTCTGGTCCTGGTtgggaggagggggtgggatggggatgaGGATGAGAACCTCGCTGCGTGCCCGGGGTTGGCTCCCTGGCTCACgggagcagagcctggtggaggtgggacaggcaggagaagCACCACAACCCATAAGCACCCCAGAAGCTTTGGGGATGAGCCCCgcatcccctcccctccccagaaaGCCCCCGcggctggagctgtgcagcaggCTGAGCTGTGCAAGCTGTTACCTCTTCCCCGTTGTGCCGCGAGCAGCGTGAGGCTGGATTTAAGGCTGATTTGCTAAAGCTCTTCTTTTAATCCAGAGTAAATCAAGGAGAGGTTTGGAAGCTGACGCCATCTCTCAGGGAAACTGGGTGGCAGGGGCAGCTCAGTGGTGCAAGCAccacttctccctcctcctcctcctcactgtgGTGCCACCAAAACCCCCCAGGGACATGGATTCCTGCACCCAAAcctgtgccccctccccagctccccatgGGGTCAGGCTGGCTCAGGAGCTAATGTTTAGGTGCCCAGGGTTCCCACGTGTATTTTCCCAAGCTTTTTGGGCTTTTCCAAGGGTGAAACGACAGGCAGAACCTCCTTGAGCTGCAGGTGATGTAGAGCCTCAAAAATCATACTTCTGGGGGGCAGAAAATCTCCAGTGAATGCTTTAAGCTCATCCCACCAGTATCCCTGGGGTTGAggaggctgcagcctgtggctgtTAATGGTGTTTggtgagagcagagctgggcccagcagggcttggcagtgctggaggcagGCAAGGAGCTCggggctgccccagctgtgcccaTCGTGCCCTGGCCATTCCTGTTGCCTCTCCCCTGTCAGGGACTTTCTCTTCCCAAAGCCTCAGGATGGCTCTTGGGGAGTTTTCCCCATGGATGGAGCCATTCCCTGGGTGTTGCCATGGAAATTCAGCAGGCTCATCCTCTCCTCAGCAGCCTCCAGGACTCCCCATGCACCAGAGGCAGATGGGGACGGGCAGGTTTGGGGTCGTTTTTGATACAAGGGAGTAAAAGGAAAGTTCTTGTCTGGGAGTTggcagctgggtgctgtgggagaGCTGGGTTTGGGTGCTGTAGTGCCAGGCCATCCTTGGGTGGCATCAGCAGGTGATGTTCCCCACGCACGGAAACATTCCGGTGTGGTTCAGGCATCCCACAGCACTTGATGCCCATGGGCAACCCCCTGTAGGAACCTTGGAGCCCCCCAGCTTGTCCCACTGCTCCATCAAGGGTGTCCAGCCACGGTGGGGACCCAATTGCTGCCAACCCCCTGTGTAGTTCCTGGGAAGACCCTAAAAACCCACGGTGGTTGGGACCCACTTGCTCCCCGTGCTCCttttccctgccagctgctgcagctggtccTCCCACACAcagggcagcccccccagccccacggcTGACCCCATGCCCACCTTCATCAGGGGGCCACAGAGCTCTttggaggttgttttttttttccccctctaacAAGCTTAGTTCCTCCCTTTGTGCCTGAGTGCTGGGCGGGAAGGCAGGAATCAGTGCTGGGGTGAtcatctcctctcctcctcttcctggcAGGTTTGGAGCCGGCGCTGAGTGGAGGGATGGGCAGTGCCAGCCCCGGGGGGACAGCTCTGCCCCCCACCCACCTCACCCGGCCAGATACTGCCCTCCTGATCCCCCCCCGGGACCCCAaccccaggagctggagctgcccgGGtagccccagcccccctgccacccccgagcagcccctgcctgccttctgCCTGCACTACTTCGACATGCTCTACTCGGAGGACATCGCCTGGGCCACCAAGGGCATGGGGGAACCATCCCAAAGTGGTGtccagggagggagaggggaggtgcAGAAGGAGCCGGAGCAATGTCCCATCATCGACAGCCAAGGCTTGGGGCTGGGGGCCGAGGGGGACCTGCAGGGCAGCCTGCCCCTGGAGGAGCACTCgctggagcaggtgcagagcaTGGTGGTGGGTGAAGTGCTGAAGGACATCGAGACAGCCTGCAAGCTCCTCAACATCGCTGCAGGTGGGTGCCCCCACTGCCCTCCCTTtgggggggctgtgggcagggtcAGCCCCACCACGGGGGTGCAGCGAGGGAGGGATGTGCTGGTGTGGGCAATAAAGCCTTGCTGcgatttggggggggggttgcagCCGGGGTTTGGGGGAGcgtggctgctgctcagctcccccGGGCATCGCTCTGGGGCAGGGCTGGTTGCTGCCACCCAGACACACCAGCAAAATGCCCCTCTGCCCTCAGTGGCTGGGAGCTCAGCTGGGGTCAGCAGAGCCCTTTGCTGGGTGTGGGGTGACAGGGTCACCCCgctgctgtggcagagctggggggatgCAGGGACACGGTGACCCTGTGCTGGGCCCCTGTTCTAAGGgtcccttccccacccctggCATCCTTATTGAGGTGCCTTCAGCACCCTGGTGAGGAGGGTGGTCACAAGGAGCAACCAGCAGGACTTGTGTTACCTTTTCTCCATCTTGTTTTCCCTGGGGTATTAGGAACGGGCAGAtgagtgtggggctggggacaggcaggagccaggctggTGTTACGTGGCGTGGGGGGGCATGGGTTGAGGTGCCAGGGGAGCAGGACAGCCAGGACCAAGTTCCCTGGGGTTCTGCTGCACCTGGGCATTGCTGGGGTATTCTCGGGGTGTCACAGCCATGGGGCACTGCTGGGGTATCCCCCTTGGGACGTGGCTGGTGTGATACAAACAGTCTTGGGATGCATGTAGGtttctgctggctctgccaccctccccCCTGAAGCATTTGGTGTCACTGGGGTGGTGCAGGGGGCAAGTGGGGCTGCAAAAGGAAGGGGTGAGGGGAGGgtcctgtccctggggagcagggaagggctgaggTGCTCCCACCCCCGTGGGTgatgctgcaggaggggctgggttCCCGGGGTGCTGTGGGGTGAGCTGAGTTTCCCCAAGCTGTGCCTGGCCGTGCTCACCCTCTGCCTCCAGACCCCGAGGACTGGAGCCCTGGCAATGTCCAGAAGTGGATCCTGTGGACAGAGCACCAGTACCGGCTGCCGCAGATTGGGAAGTCCTTCCAGGAGCTGTCAGGAAAGGACCTGTGTGCCATGTCTGAGGAGCAGTTCTGCCAGCGTTCGCCAGCCTGTGGGGACATCCTGCATGCCCACCTCGACATCTGGAAGTCTGGTAGgtgccagggagcaggagggagctggggagggtgggCAATGCTGTACAGCAGGAGAAGCCCCTCTgacctcctgctcctcccttcCAGCTGCCTGGATGAAGGAAAAAGTTGCCCCAGGAGATGTGAGATATTGCGGTGAGTTGgagcagcctccctgggcagcctgtgagGTTCAGTGAAGGGGAAATGGCCACGAGACCCTGACCAGCCCCATCCTGCACCCCCTGCATCCCCAGGgggctgcaccagggcaggactgatctgctttccctgctccaagatggggaggaggaagcagtGCTGGGCTGAGACTCCAGAGATCCAGGGGTGTCAAGCAGGGATTTCCCAGACCAGGACTTGTGTGGGTCCCTGGGGTGGTGCAGGGCAGCGAGGTCCCTCCTCCCCCGCATCTCACCCGTCCCTTCCCACGGCAGGAGGTGACACCAGCTGGGCAGACAGCAAGGTGGACTCATCCTGCGCTGGCCAACCCATCCACCTCTGGCAGTTCctcaaagagctgctgctgaaacccCACAACTACGGCCGCTTCATCCGCTGGCTCAACAAGGAGAAAGGTGGGTTGGTGGGAGCTCCGGTGGCATTGGGGTgggtgcagggatggggaggggggggggggtagtGGGAGGGCAGGTGGGGCTGTtaacccccccctccccattccTCCCATGCCCTGCTCCCTTCTCAGGCATCTTCAAGATCGAGGACTCGGCCCAGGTGGCCCGTCTGTGGGGCATCCGCAAGAACCGCCCGGCCATGAACTACGACAAGCTGAGCCGCTCCATCCGGCAGTACTACAAGAAAGGGATCATCCGGAAACCCGACATCTCCCAGCGCCTCGTCTACCAGTTCGTCCACCCagtctgagcagcagcaggagaggctgagcCCCCTCCACCCCCCGACCCCGGAGGGACCTgcccctccctctgctccccagccacaggAACCGTTTTCCAGCACCAAGGAGGgtcctgggctgcccagaggCTCCAGCCCTCCAAGACCCACCGGTGACGGGCCGTGGGatccctctgccccctcctcaGCCTCAGAGGGGAGGGGTGAGCCCCCAGCTAAGGGATCACCACCTGCAAGTGTCCCCAGGAGAGGGTGGGCACAGACTTTGGGGCTgttggaggagctgggggggggctgATCAGGGTGAGATTAAggctccctgcagccttggtgCCCTTCAGCAGGGGTTGAAGGTGGGTGCGTGGCTGGGGGACACCCAGAGGAACTGGGGGACAGAGGAGTCCTGTCCCCAGGTCTTCTTCTCCCCAGCACATTGTTCTCTAATCCTGTAGCCCCTGGACATCATCAGGACACAGGGGCCAAGGGCACATCCCATCAGGAGACTTCAATATTCCCGTGGCATCATGTCCTGGGGCTGCTTTGGCAGGGATGGCACCACCAGGGCCACGCTCCCCTCCAGCCAGATCCTGTCCCCGTGCCACCACCAGCCCTTGGTGCCTACCAGGAGTTGACCTTGTGTGCTGGGTTTACCCTGACAAGCAGCTCCTGgtcctcagccctgctgggggtggggggcaatGCTGTGGGGGGGCTCTGCCCTTTGCTGCACTTCACCCCTTCGCTGCAAAAACGGGGCTGCCCCAATTTTAGGCACCAGGGGACAGTGGCTGGGCTTgtccctccccccacccctcactCCTGTGCATTGGTAGTTGGGTGGCTTTGCCCCAGCCATTGTTCAGGGAGGACAAAGCCCAGGCACGTGAGCAGGGGACAATGGCACCCACAGGGACAATGGCACCCACAGCTGGCCTCACCCAGGCCCGTGCTGACCTGAccatgcaggagcagcctggcactggtggcacccagggctgctgccagccacagAAGCTGGGTGCAGGGTAACCGTGCCCTGAGCACCACAGGCATCCCCTCTGGATGGACAtgtcctcccttcccttcctgggCCATGCTCAGTCTCCCCTCTCCAGGGGGATTCAGAGCTGCAAGTGCGTGTTTTGCAGAGGGAGAAGCCGGAGAACACGGCGTGGGTGTGATCCCTGCAGGGGTGGGGGGTTCCCTGAGCCAGACCCCCCATCCTTGGGCACAGGGACACGCAGAGCCCCTTGAAGCCCCACGTCCTTGGCCCTGGCCTGGGGCTCTTCCCTTGATTCGGATTTTATTTGGACTGCCTGAGTCTGGGAATAGGGAGGGGGCAGCTT
The Apus apus isolate bApuApu2 chromosome 23, bApuApu2.pri.cur, whole genome shotgun sequence DNA segment above includes these coding regions:
- the SPDEF gene encoding SAM pointed domain-containing Ets transcription factor, which encodes MGSASPGGTALPPTHLTRPDTALLIPPRDPNPRSWSCPGSPSPPATPEQPLPAFCLHYFDMLYSEDIAWATKGMGEPSQSGVQGGRGEVQKEPEQCPIIDSQGLGLGAEGDLQGSLPLEEHSLEQVQSMVVGEVLKDIETACKLLNIAADPEDWSPGNVQKWILWTEHQYRLPQIGKSFQELSGKDLCAMSEEQFCQRSPACGDILHAHLDIWKSAAWMKEKVAPGDVRYCGGDTSWADSKVDSSCAGQPIHLWQFLKELLLKPHNYGRFIRWLNKEKGIFKIEDSAQVARLWGIRKNRPAMNYDKLSRSIRQYYKKGIIRKPDISQRLVYQFVHPV